The window TGAAAAGTTTTTTAGAAAGAGTGCCTTCTGCTGTAGAGGGAATTTCAGAATCAACTTTATCGGTGGCGATTTCAAGCACCGGCTCGTCAAGAGAAATTTTATCTCCTTCGTTCTTGAGCCATTTGATGATGGTGGCTTCATGAACGCTCTCTCCCATTTTGGGCATTATCAATTCAACCTGTGCCATGTATTTTTTTGTGCGGTGTGAAGATAGAAAAAAAACAAAACAGCAAATAAAAAAGCCCGTCTTGCATTGCTGCAAAACAGGGCTTGGGTGATCCCGCTGGAAAAAGACTTTTTTCACTTAAATTCTTCTCTGTACTTCTAACTACCTCTATAGCAGATGTAGGATAATTATTACTAAGCAACTAAAAGCAGTTTGAAGCATAACAAAGCAAAAATTTTTGTACCCTTTTTTGTACCAATAAGTTTGGAAAATATGAAACATTGACCCTGAAATATCATAAGAGTTTATAGACCAGCCCACGATGACGAATTACATTCGACACAAAGGGGTTAGGTATATTAACACCCCTATGGGAGACTCTTATGGCAGTATCAATAAAAATCATATTACGAAAAGATAAAATCAACAACAAGGGAGAAGCCCCACTTTTTCTTCGTGTTATTACATATTATAAAGTTCGATTTCTTTCGCTGAAGATAAGTATCAAACCATCTGACTGGGATAGTAACAACAATAAGGTAAGAAAATCGCATCCAAATTCTGCCAGACTTAATGCCTACCTCGCAGAAAAATTTGCCGAAGCTTATAACATAGTTTTGGAAGCAGATACAAAAAAACAATTTCTAAGTGGTTATCAAATAAGAGATGTTGTAATGGGTAAACGGTCTTCTGACTTTTTTGAATATGCTGATAAATATGTTGCATCAGTTGAAACAGAAGGGCGAATAGGTTATTACAAAAGGACAAGATCAGTAATCAAAAAATTAAAAGAATATCGAAAAAATAAAAAATTATACTTTGAGGAAATCACTGTGGGATTTCTCAAAAACTATGAAGAGCATCTCAGAATTAAGTATCACAATAAGACGAATACAATAACAGCAAATTTAAAACTGATACGAAAAATCATCAACGATGCCATTGCAGAGGATATAATTCCAGTAAACTCAAATCCCTTTTTGAGGTATCATATGAAAAACGAACCTACAAAAAAAGAATTTCTTGACGAAGACGAACTGTTGCGAATAGAAAATCTCATACTATCAAATGACTCCATGCTATTTCATCACCGTAATGCTTTTGTTTTTGCCACATATGCAGGTGGTCTTCGGATTTCAGATGTCCTTCAATTGAAGTGGGAAAATTTTGATGGGAAACGATTGTATATAAAAATGCAAAAAACTAAAACCCCACATTCAGTAATGCTTCCCAAAAAAGCATTAGATATATTAGCACTATATAAAACTCATGAAAGTATACCGAATCATTATATTTTCCCTTTTCTAAAAAACGACATGGATACCAACAATCCTAACACACACCATGATTCAATAAACAGTGCTGCATCTTATGTAAATAAAGATTTAAAAATAATTGCTAAGAAAGCAGGAATATCTAAACACATTACTTCACATACCAGCAGGCACACTTTTGCAACACTCGCATTAAGAAAAGGTATTGGTATGGAATATGTTTCAAAATTGTTAGGACATCGGAATATCCGTATTACGCAGGATTATGCGAAAATTGTTGATCTCGATCTTGAACAGAAGATGGCAGTATTCAACAATTAATGATTGTATTGAATTACATCCTTCACACATCAGGTTGCGGATTATGCAAAAGATGAGTAAATCTTTATAATAGGTATAACCCGATCCCTGAAGTGTTAGGAAGAGATCAGATAAATAAATAATTCCCATATTATATTTCTCCTGCCCACAGGAAGTGTGTAAATTCTGTTTCTAAATCATTTTAACATGAAACAGAAACTTACAATCCTTCTGCTCCTCACCAGTTTATTTGTAGCAGCACAGACAAAACTTGATTCACTTGTTTTTCAGAAGATCAACGAATATCGGATTGCTAAAGGG is drawn from Bacteroidota bacterium and contains these coding sequences:
- a CDS encoding site-specific integrase; this encodes MAVSIKIILRKDKINNKGEAPLFLRVITYYKVRFLSLKISIKPSDWDSNNNKVRKSHPNSARLNAYLAEKFAEAYNIVLEADTKKQFLSGYQIRDVVMGKRSSDFFEYADKYVASVETEGRIGYYKRTRSVIKKLKEYRKNKKLYFEEITVGFLKNYEEHLRIKYHNKTNTITANLKLIRKIINDAIAEDIIPVNSNPFLRYHMKNEPTKKEFLDEDELLRIENLILSNDSMLFHHRNAFVFATYAGGLRISDVLQLKWENFDGKRLYIKMQKTKTPHSVMLPKKALDILALYKTHESIPNHYIFPFLKNDMDTNNPNTHHDSINSAASYVNKDLKIIAKKAGISKHITSHTSRHTFATLALRKGIGMEYVSKLLGHRNIRITQDYAKIVDLDLEQKMAVFNN